The nucleotide sequence GGCACCTGGTGCAGCGTGGGCTGACGGTTGAGGCGCAGCAGGTGTTGCTGGTCAGTGGCGCCCAGCATGGATTGACCGTGGCGATGATGGCACTGCTCAAGCCGGGTGACGTGATAGCGGTGGATGCGTTGACCTATTCCGGTTTCAAGGTGTTGGCCGAGACGTTGCACCTGGAGATTGCCGCGATCCCGGTGACTGCAACGGGACCTGACCTGGAGTTTCTCGAACACCTTTGCCAGAGGCGTTCGGTGCGCGCGGTGTACTGCATGCCGACGTTGCACAACCCGTTGGGCTGGGTGCTGGATCTCGAACAGCGGCAACACTTGATTGTCATCGCCCGCGACTATGATCTGCGTCTTATCGAAGACGCGGCCTATGCCTTCCTTGCCGAGCATGCACCACCACCCTTGGCTGAACTGGCGCCGGAGCGCACGGTGTATGTCGGTGGGCTGTCGAAAAGCGTCGCCACCGGCCTGCGCGTGGGGTTCATCGCCGCGCCGGTGCATTGGGTGCCGGCCCTGGAACGTACGCTTATGGCGACCGTCTGGAACGCACCGGGGGTGATGACCGCTATCGCGGCCGCCTGGATCGACGATGGCACGGTCTTGCAACTCGAAGCGCAAAAGCGCGCGGACGCCCGGGCCCGGCAAGCCCTGGCAAAAGAAGTGCTGGCAGGACTGGATTATCGCAGCCATTGCGCTTCGTATTTTTTGTGGCTGCCCCTGGGTGAGGACGCGCGCGCTGGTCAGGTCGCCCTGGCCCTGGCGCGGGAAAATATCTCGGTGTCCACCGCTGAACCGTTTTGCGTCTCGGCGCATGTGCCCCATGCGCTCCGCCTGGCGCTGGGATCGGTGGACAGGGTGGCGTTGCAGGCGGCGTTGCTCAAAGTGAGGCGGGTGGTGCAGGCGTATTAGTCGAGTGCCCGAGCCTACAGGGATTTGGTTGGATTGATTAGTGACGCGATGATCAGGCGCTTTCCAAGGTTATACTCGGCACAATCGCAAGAACCTACATCAAACGAACCGAGATACCTCATGAGCCGTTCCCTCTTTATGACCCCTGCGCGCACGCCGGTTGCGCCGCTGCTGGCGTTGGTCCTGTTGGTGCTTGGCGCGGCGTTCCTGCACGTCAGCGTCGGCGTGCGCCAGGTGCTGTTGCTGGTAGTCGGTGCGGCGCTGGGTTTGACGCTGTATCACGCCGCCTTCGGTTTTACCTCGGCCTGGCGGGTGTTCATCAAGGACCGGCGCGGCGCGGGTTTACGTGCGCAAATGGTGATGCTGACGGTGGCCGTGCTGCTGTTTTTCCCGGCGTTGGGGGCGGGCACTTTATTCGGTCAGCCCGTGGTCGGGCTGGTGGCGCCGGCCGGGGTTTCGGTTGTCTTCGGCGCGTTCATTTTCGGCATCGGCATGCAGTTGGGCGGTGGATGTGCGTCAGGCACTTTGTTCACGATGGGCGGCGGTAATGCGCGCATGTTGGTGACCTTGCTGTTTTTTATTTGCGGCTCGTTGATCGCCACTCACCATGTCGACTGGTGGTTTTCGTTGCCTTCGTTCCCGGCGACATCCATTGTCAAAAGTTTTGGCGTGATTCCAGCATTGCTGCTGAATTTGGTGGTATTCGGGAGCATCGCGGCGCTGACCGTGCGCCTGGAAAAAGCCCGGCATGGGCAGCTTGAAGGGCGTGTCGACAGCGAGCACCAAGGTCTGCGCCGCTTCCTGCGCGGGCCGTGGCCATTGGTATGGGGCGCGGTTGGCCTGGCCCTGCTCAACTACGCGACATTGGCGCTGGCCGGGCGGCCGTGGGGCATTACCTCGGCGTTCGCGCTGTGGGGCGCCAAGGTCGCGAGTGGGTTGGGCGTCGATGTCGGCAGTTGGGTGTTCTGGCAAATACCGGGCAATGCCAAGGCCCTGGCTGCGCCGCTGTGGGAAGACATCACCAGCGTCATGGATATCGGCATCGTGCTTGGGGCGCTGTTGGCCGCTGGCCTGGCGGGGCGGTTCGCCCCCAACCTGAACATTCCGGCCCGCTCATTGCTCGCGGCAGTGATCGGTGGCTTGTTGCTCGGTTATGGCTCGCGACTGGCGTACGGTTGCAACATCGGCGCGTACTTCAGCGGCATCGCCTCGGGCAGCCTGCATGGTTGGTTGTGGCTGGTCGCTGCGTTTATCGGTAACGGGGTGGGCGTGCGTCTGCGTCCACTGTTCTTTGCTGGCGAGCGGCCACAACCGGCGTTGAGTGGTTGCTGAAAACACGGGGGTGTTCACTTGTTAGGTCGCGGCGTTGAATGAGCGCGCTGTCTTGTTGCCGATAAGGAGTTCGCATGCATTCAAACACGCCACCGAACCCACAGAGCGGCGCTGTCGAACGCGAACTCAGCCTGCGCGCGGTGATTACCGGAACGGTGCTGGGTATCTTGCTGACGCCGTCGAATGTGTACGCCGGGTTGAAGATTGGCTGGTCGTTCAATATGTCGATCATCGCCTTGCTGATTGGCTATGGCATCTGGCAAGGCCTGGCCAGGCGCTCGGCGACGCAGCTGCCGTGGACGCTGCACGAAAGCAACATTAACCAGACCGTGGCTTCGGCAGCGGCCTCGATCATTTCCGGCGGACTGGTCGCGCCGATCCCGGCCTACACCTTGCTGACCGGCCAACAGTTGGACGTTGTGCCGATGATCGCCTGGGTCTTTTCGGTGAGTTTCCTGGGGATCTGGATCGCCTGGTACTTGCGGCCCTCGTTGCTCAACGACAAGGCGCTGAAATTTCCCGAAGGCATGGCGACCCTGGAAACTCTGTTGCACATCTACAACCACGGCCACGAAGCGGCGAAGCGCTTGAAGGTGCTGTTCAGCGCCGCGTTACTGTCCGGACTGGTGAAGTGGGTTGATACATTTTTATGGGCTTTGCCGCGTTGGTCGCCAAGCGCTCAACTGGAGCGCCTGACATTTACCGCCGAGCCTTCGCTGCTGTTGATGGGGTTTGGTGGAATCATCGGTATTCGTGTTGGCTTGACCCTGCTGCTCGGCGCCGTGCTGGCCTGGGGCGGACTGGCGCCGTGGCTGCTGGCGCAGGGCCTGGTGCAGTTGCCGGCGGGCAGCAGCGGGCCGCAATTCGCGGCATTGGTGGAATGGTTGCTGTGGCCGGGCGTGAGTCTGATGGTGTGCTCGACCCTGGCTTCGTTGTCGATTCGGTTATGGGCATTGCGCACCTCCACCACGACCACCGAGGGGCTGGCTTGGGCGGCACCCAAGCCCTGGCCTGTCGTGGGTTTCGCGCTGGCGATCGGCTTGGTGGTGAGCCTGCAGGCGCTGTTATTCGGTATCAATTTGTGGATGGCGTTATTGACCATCCCCTTGGCCATTTGCCTGGCTGCGGTGGCGGCCCGAGTGGTCGGCGCCACGGGTATTCCGCCGATTGGCGCGATTGGTCAATTGTCGCAGTTGAGCTTTGGCATCGTCGCGCCGGGACAGGTCCCGATCAACCTGATGAGTGCCAACACCGCCGGTGGTGCGGCGGGGCAATGCACCGACTTGATGAACGACTTCAAGGTAGGCAAGGCGATCGGCGCCACCCCACACAAACAGTTGATCGCTCAGATGCTGGGAATTTTTGTCGGTAGCGTCGTCGGGGCATTGGCCTATCTGGCCCTGATCCCTGACCCGCACACCATGCTGCTCACTGAAGAGTGGCCAGCCCCGGCGGTGGCCACCTGGAAAGCCGTGGCGCAAACCCTGACCCATGGCCTGGATTCATTGTCGGTGAGTATCCGCTGGGCGATTGTCATCGGCGGCCTGGCTGGCTTGCTGTTGGGGGTTCTCGACGGCCTATTGCCCGCGCAGCGTGCCCGCTACCTGCCGAGCGCCGCTGCCTTGGGCCTGGCCTTTGTCCTGCCGGCCTCGGTGTCATTCATGATGGCGCTGGGCGCGGTGCTCACCTGGCTGGTGAGCTGTCGCTGGCCGCGCCTCACCGAACGCTTTGCCATTACCGCCGCGGCGGGCTTGATTGCCGGCGAAAGCATTACCGGGGTCGGGGCGTCGTTGTGGCAGATGATTGGCAATGGGTGAGGGTGGCAAATGAAACCATTGTGGGGCTGTCGAGCATTAAGGAACTGCCCTTCGCCGCTGTAGGAGCGAGCTTGCTCGCGAAGGTCGTTAACGATAACGCGGGAAGTCGGGCACCCCGAGGCGTCCTTAGGTTTTCGCGAGCAAGCTTGCTCCTACAGGTCGGTATTAGGTTCACTTGCCAGGTATGTGCATCCGCCGGGATCAAATGCTCGA is from Pseudomonas mucidolens and encodes:
- a CDS encoding YeeE/YedE family protein, which gives rise to MSRSLFMTPARTPVAPLLALVLLVLGAAFLHVSVGVRQVLLLVVGAALGLTLYHAAFGFTSAWRVFIKDRRGAGLRAQMVMLTVAVLLFFPALGAGTLFGQPVVGLVAPAGVSVVFGAFIFGIGMQLGGGCASGTLFTMGGGNARMLVTLLFFICGSLIATHHVDWWFSLPSFPATSIVKSFGVIPALLLNLVVFGSIAALTVRLEKARHGQLEGRVDSEHQGLRRFLRGPWPLVWGAVGLALLNYATLALAGRPWGITSAFALWGAKVASGLGVDVGSWVFWQIPGNAKALAAPLWEDITSVMDIGIVLGALLAAGLAGRFAPNLNIPARSLLAAVIGGLLLGYGSRLAYGCNIGAYFSGIASGSLHGWLWLVAAFIGNGVGVRLRPLFFAGERPQPALSGC
- a CDS encoding PLP-dependent aminotransferase family protein; amino-acid sequence: MPRARYKSLVDAFVRDIRSGSLVPGTRLPTHRQLAASHGLALVTASRVYAELEAMGLVSGEAGRGTFVREISLSPGQGVGQVAVAAGMVDLNFNYPALPGQAELLRTALRQLALSGDLEALLRYQPHAGRPHERAAVARHLVQRGLTVEAQQVLLVSGAQHGLTVAMMALLKPGDVIAVDALTYSGFKVLAETLHLEIAAIPVTATGPDLEFLEHLCQRRSVRAVYCMPTLHNPLGWVLDLEQRQHLIVIARDYDLRLIEDAAYAFLAEHAPPPLAELAPERTVYVGGLSKSVATGLRVGFIAAPVHWVPALERTLMATVWNAPGVMTAIAAAWIDDGTVLQLEAQKRADARARQALAKEVLAGLDYRSHCASYFLWLPLGEDARAGQVALALARENISVSTAEPFCVSAHVPHALRLALGSVDRVALQAALLKVRRVVQAY
- a CDS encoding OPT family oligopeptide transporter, whose product is MHSNTPPNPQSGAVERELSLRAVITGTVLGILLTPSNVYAGLKIGWSFNMSIIALLIGYGIWQGLARRSATQLPWTLHESNINQTVASAAASIISGGLVAPIPAYTLLTGQQLDVVPMIAWVFSVSFLGIWIAWYLRPSLLNDKALKFPEGMATLETLLHIYNHGHEAAKRLKVLFSAALLSGLVKWVDTFLWALPRWSPSAQLERLTFTAEPSLLLMGFGGIIGIRVGLTLLLGAVLAWGGLAPWLLAQGLVQLPAGSSGPQFAALVEWLLWPGVSLMVCSTLASLSIRLWALRTSTTTTEGLAWAAPKPWPVVGFALAIGLVVSLQALLFGINLWMALLTIPLAICLAAVAARVVGATGIPPIGAIGQLSQLSFGIVAPGQVPINLMSANTAGGAAGQCTDLMNDFKVGKAIGATPHKQLIAQMLGIFVGSVVGALAYLALIPDPHTMLLTEEWPAPAVATWKAVAQTLTHGLDSLSVSIRWAIVIGGLAGLLLGVLDGLLPAQRARYLPSAAALGLAFVLPASVSFMMALGAVLTWLVSCRWPRLTERFAITAAAGLIAGESITGVGASLWQMIGNG